Proteins encoded by one window of Brevibacterium atlanticum:
- a CDS encoding hemolysin family protein, translating to MEWLFLALALILILGTGVFVAAEFSLLTLDRHTADKAVEDGVVGAKTLRQSMTHLSTQLSAAQVGITITTLLTGYLMEPSLGKLLAPVFEAWGVGPGLAAPLALTIALIISTVGSMIFGELVPKNLAIAVPLATGRIAAPIQYVFSIVFKPIIAVLNGTANKILMSMGIEPQEEGSVGRSPEELTSLVRHSADEGMLDEQTADLLERTLSFSERTAEDVMTPRTRMSTVEKDTTARQIIEQARETGFSRFPVAAEDKDHIVGVVHVKQAFAVPLANRDDAYAGGLMTEVREIPETQRLDPLLMELRATGLQMAVVVDEFGGTAGVVTLEDVVEELVGEVADEHDRMRVAARPARDGSWIVPGQLRPDEISSTIGISIPEDSDYETLAGFVLKELGRIPEPGDQVRTDEALIRVERMHGRRIERLRVVLRATDAAAYETESEGEGR from the coding sequence ATGGAATGGCTGTTCCTCGCTCTCGCGCTGATCCTCATCCTCGGCACCGGCGTCTTCGTCGCGGCTGAATTCTCCCTCCTCACCCTCGATCGGCACACTGCGGACAAGGCCGTCGAAGACGGGGTCGTCGGCGCGAAGACGCTGCGGCAGTCGATGACGCACCTGTCCACCCAGCTCTCCGCAGCTCAGGTGGGCATCACGATCACGACTCTGCTCACCGGTTATCTCATGGAGCCGTCGCTGGGCAAGCTGCTGGCACCGGTGTTCGAGGCCTGGGGCGTCGGCCCCGGGCTCGCGGCGCCGTTGGCTCTGACGATCGCCCTCATCATCTCCACCGTGGGATCGATGATCTTCGGCGAGCTGGTGCCGAAGAATCTCGCGATCGCGGTCCCCCTGGCCACCGGGCGGATCGCCGCACCGATCCAGTACGTATTCTCGATCGTCTTCAAGCCGATCATCGCCGTGCTCAACGGCACGGCCAACAAGATCCTCATGTCGATGGGTATCGAACCGCAGGAGGAGGGCTCGGTCGGACGGTCCCCGGAGGAGCTGACCTCCCTCGTTCGACACTCGGCAGACGAAGGCATGCTCGACGAACAGACCGCTGACCTGCTCGAGCGGACGCTGAGCTTCTCCGAACGCACCGCCGAGGACGTCATGACCCCGCGTACCCGCATGTCGACGGTCGAGAAGGACACGACTGCCCGCCAGATCATCGAACAGGCGCGCGAGACCGGGTTCTCCCGCTTTCCCGTCGCCGCAGAGGACAAGGACCACATCGTCGGTGTCGTCCACGTCAAACAGGCGTTCGCGGTGCCCCTGGCCAACCGAGACGACGCCTATGCCGGCGGTCTGATGACCGAGGTCAGGGAGATCCCGGAGACCCAGAGGCTCGACCCCCTGCTCATGGAACTGCGCGCCACCGGACTGCAGATGGCCGTGGTCGTCGACGAGTTCGGTGGTACGGCCGGAGTTGTGACCTTGGAAGACGTCGTCGAAGAACTCGTCGGCGAGGTCGCCGACGAACATGATCGGATGCGGGTCGCCGCCCGTCCCGCGCGGGACGGGTCCTGGATAGTTCCCGGTCAGCTGCGCCCCGATGAGATCTCCTCGACGATCGGGATCTCGATCCCCGAGGACTCCGACTACGAGACCCTGGCCGGTTTCGTGCTCAAGGAGCTCGGTCGGATCCCGGAACCAGGGGACCAAGTGCGCACCGATGAGGCGCTCATCCGCGTCGAACGGATGCACGGCCGTCGGATCGAACGGCTCCGGGTGGTTCTGCGGGCGACCGATGCCGCAGCTTACGAGACAGAGTCAGAAGGTGAGGGCCGATGA
- a CDS encoding hemolysin family protein: MSADWFGLVWLVVLLLGNSFFVAAEFAVVAAKRSQIEPRAAEGSSAAKTALFAMEHVSLMLAICQLGITVCSLLLGNVAEPAIHHLLAGPLEGLGIPAGLSSTISFVLALGVVTYLHVVIGEMVPKNIALAVSGQAIMVLATPLVFLARVFGFVIRPLNGLANGILHLFKIEARDEVNEAYTIEQVESIVAESKREGLLSDDTGLLKGALEFSDKTAADIMVPMSELVTISDKVTPNELVTLVGKTGFSRYFVVGDDGYPRDYLHIKDVLYADSDDAFDAPVPGKRFRPLFTVTADDEVEEALAQMQKVGIHVARVIDAQAQVLGLLFLEDVLEELVGEVQDAMQRGRFDSRS, encoded by the coding sequence ATGAGCGCCGATTGGTTCGGACTGGTCTGGCTGGTCGTCCTCCTGCTGGGCAACTCCTTCTTCGTCGCGGCCGAATTCGCCGTGGTCGCCGCCAAACGCTCGCAGATCGAGCCGCGCGCGGCCGAAGGGTCCTCGGCCGCGAAGACTGCGCTGTTCGCCATGGAGCACGTGTCGCTGATGCTGGCGATCTGTCAGCTCGGCATCACGGTCTGCTCGCTGCTGCTGGGCAATGTGGCCGAACCGGCCATCCACCATCTGCTCGCGGGACCGCTGGAGGGCCTCGGGATCCCGGCCGGCCTGTCGTCGACCATCTCCTTCGTCCTCGCCCTCGGGGTCGTGACCTACCTGCACGTCGTCATCGGTGAGATGGTGCCGAAGAACATTGCGCTGGCCGTCTCCGGGCAGGCGATCATGGTGCTGGCGACTCCGCTGGTGTTCCTCGCCCGTGTCTTCGGCTTCGTCATCCGTCCGCTCAACGGTCTCGCCAACGGGATCCTCCATCTGTTCAAGATCGAGGCCCGCGACGAGGTGAACGAGGCGTACACGATCGAGCAGGTCGAATCGATCGTCGCCGAGTCGAAGCGCGAAGGACTGCTCAGCGACGACACGGGACTGCTCAAGGGGGCGCTGGAGTTCAGCGACAAGACCGCCGCCGACATCATGGTCCCGATGTCGGAGCTGGTGACGATCTCGGACAAGGTCACCCCGAACGAACTCGTCACGCTCGTGGGCAAGACCGGCTTCTCGCGCTACTTCGTCGTCGGCGACGACGGGTACCCGCGGGACTACCTCCACATCAAGGACGTCCTCTACGCCGACAGCGACGACGCGTTCGACGCCCCTGTCCCCGGCAAGCGGTTCCGGCCGCTGTTCACGGTCACCGCCGATGACGAGGTCGAAGAGGCGCTGGCGCAGATGCAGAAAGTCGGCATCCACGTCGCCAGGGTCATCGATGCCCAGGCTCAGGTGCTCGGTCTGCTGTTCCTCGAGGATGTGCTCGAAGAGCTCGTCGGCGAGGTGCAGGACGCCATGCAGCGGGGTCGGTTCGATTCCCGCAGCTGA
- a CDS encoding M15 family metallopeptidase encodes MSSELSTVEEPPVRRRDLRNQNASTQTIFSRKQTATSPSRVTDSHTTLSPRRAAMAAEARAAAGSPRRQAMAKEAAGSPVTTPAGHTSTLAAARLGSRGSDGSLLRSVRRRQVTTFSALATVSVTGTAIAAVMVAGNLGGNQEVKVDDTTAESQPRAIKAESVSADIKVDKDDKTSMTIGAPSAKQTKVEAASRAITKTVLPGCDGEAPKGEVSNGELPDSWLCEIGVGNHKLRSDAAVSFAKMNAAFKKDTGKDLAVTDSYRSLESQVSVAARKPGFAARPGTSNHGWGLALDLGGGTQTGSGEQYEWLVAHAKKYGWENPDWAKRNSYELWHWEYVPGRKAMKGA; translated from the coding sequence ATGTCGAGTGAGCTCTCGACCGTCGAGGAGCCGCCTGTGCGCAGGCGCGACCTGCGCAACCAGAACGCATCGACGCAGACGATCTTCTCCAGGAAGCAGACCGCGACATCGCCGTCACGTGTCACCGATTCTCACACCACTCTGTCCCCGCGCCGGGCAGCCATGGCCGCCGAGGCCAGGGCCGCAGCGGGTTCGCCTCGACGTCAGGCCATGGCCAAGGAAGCCGCCGGTTCGCCGGTGACGACTCCCGCGGGACACACCTCGACGCTGGCGGCCGCCCGACTCGGCAGTCGGGGTTCCGACGGTTCGCTGCTGCGTTCGGTTCGTCGCCGTCAGGTCACGACTTTCTCCGCACTGGCCACCGTCTCGGTCACGGGCACCGCCATCGCGGCGGTCATGGTCGCCGGCAACCTCGGCGGCAACCAGGAAGTCAAGGTCGACGACACGACTGCGGAATCGCAGCCGCGGGCGATCAAGGCCGAATCCGTCTCCGCCGACATCAAGGTCGACAAAGACGACAAGACCTCGATGACGATCGGTGCTCCGAGCGCGAAGCAGACGAAGGTCGAGGCCGCTTCCCGAGCGATCACGAAGACCGTGCTGCCCGGATGCGACGGCGAAGCCCCGAAGGGTGAGGTCAGCAACGGAGAGCTCCCGGATTCCTGGCTGTGCGAGATCGGCGTGGGCAACCACAAGCTGCGCAGCGACGCCGCCGTGTCGTTTGCGAAGATGAATGCCGCGTTCAAGAAGGACACCGGCAAGGACCTCGCCGTCACCGACTCCTACCGCTCGCTCGAATCGCAGGTCTCCGTCGCTGCCCGCAAGCCGGGCTTCGCGGCACGCCCCGGCACGTCGAATCACGGCTGGGGCCTGGCCCTCGACCTCGGCGGTGGCACCCAGACCGGCTCGGGAGAGCAGTATGAGTGGCTGGTGGCGCATGCGAAGAAGTACGGCTGGGAGAACCCCGACTGGGCCAAGCGCAACTCGTACGAACTCTGGCACTGGGAATATGTGCCCGGCCGCAAGGCCATGAAAGGCGCCTGA
- a CDS encoding ABC transporter ATP-binding protein gives MSNRTDETDRTAPAVDSSSADDSAPASATPESPTPVSATPDVILQAKNLRKSFGRGDTAVDALDDISVDFEMGRFTAIMGPSGSGKSTFMHVLAGLDRVDSGSIIMRGKDITRLNDRELTQLRRDRVGFIFQAFNLVPTLSAEQNIELPVSLARKRIDREWKAEVVERLELGDRLKHRPHELSGGQQQRVAVARALLTRPDVIFADEPTGNLDSHAGAEVLSLLGRATSLYGQTIIMVTHDPMAASHAHRVVLLKDGHATGEVREPTRERVVTALSELSSL, from the coding sequence ATGTCGAACCGAACCGATGAGACCGACCGTACGGCTCCTGCCGTCGACTCGTCCTCTGCCGACGACTCGGCTCCCGCCTCGGCCACGCCCGAATCGCCGACCCCTGTCTCGGCCACTCCCGACGTGATTCTGCAGGCGAAGAATCTGCGCAAGTCCTTCGGGCGCGGAGACACCGCTGTCGACGCTCTCGACGACATCAGCGTCGATTTCGAGATGGGCCGCTTCACCGCGATCATGGGCCCTTCGGGATCGGGCAAGTCGACGTTCATGCACGTCCTGGCCGGACTCGACCGCGTCGACTCAGGGTCGATCATCATGCGCGGGAAGGACATCACCCGCCTCAATGATCGAGAGCTGACGCAGCTGCGCCGCGACCGAGTCGGATTCATCTTCCAGGCCTTCAACCTCGTCCCGACGCTGAGCGCGGAGCAGAACATCGAGCTGCCCGTGTCGCTGGCCAGGAAGAGGATCGACAGAGAGTGGAAGGCGGAGGTCGTCGAACGGCTCGAACTGGGCGACAGGCTGAAACACCGTCCGCACGAACTCTCGGGCGGTCAGCAGCAGAGAGTCGCTGTGGCGCGTGCGCTGCTGACCCGTCCCGACGTCATCTTCGCCGACGAACCCACCGGAAATCTCGACTCCCATGCCGGCGCCGAGGTGCTCTCCCTGCTCGGCCGCGCTACGAGTCTCTACGGCCAGACGATCATCATGGTCACCCACGACCCGATGGCGGCCTCGCACGCCCATCGCGTCGTTCTGCTCAAGGACGGACACGCCACCGGTGAGGTCCGCGAACCCACCCGGGAACGCGTCGTGACGGCGCTGAGCGAGTTGAGCTCCTTGTGA
- a CDS encoding ABC transporter permease has translation MIAVALAQIRIHWARFLAIGLGIALAAGFVATTLIINSSLQTSLEGAVGRSFSHADLAVIPEQDVFVGGDSAAPLLSPMSEIDGVRSASLSARTVTTGRSTEFSENSFALSPVPADENLDTFALVSGHRPASTTDLVLDTRTAERLGVDIGDEIRFTVDAVPVESGDDDMPIYRGPSHNSVTFSVVGLAEMGEDPALPGTDRALTTAAGYQEYFAQQGDVVAIQIALSAGADPERVRSELQSVVDSSDLGGSLEVLTVADAVDVKTDRLSGGNAVVTALLLIFAGISVVVAILVVSNTFSVIVAGRRRELALLRCLGASRAQLYASVVAEGLVVGLIGSIVGVLAGIGVSRGLMAAAVRWWPEEFPYDTLTVPASALVAGVAVGALLTILATIRPARSAIAVTALAALQPFDASFAPSTRSRPRHIVGIALIIAGVALIVVSLYAISTTQAWVIGGAVGGGLIVTGLIVSSAKIIPPVVGWIGEVLFSPWGVPGQLATLNTLRNPRRTATTATALIIGVTLVATILVGGMSTKATLSHGLDQRYPVDVSVALSGLVDDEQLEKVREIPGVAHAVSAHRAEAVEEFKGDRPEVFVLDPATATTVLGDSAADLVPGRVVVPEDYPDATVRVKGLNERSVAVHREGLSSLAFFTTPDVGNSLGISATTSAVLIRLDDDVDVGEIDRIRQSVAEALDVPSDDVDGSAVARGAYSELIDVMLAGAVALLFVSVLIALIGVSNTVSLSVIERRRENALMRALGLSIGQLRALLAFEAVLISSVAALIGLALGGALGLVGTRLLTTDYSTDLIVDFSPLSFIGILGVAIVAGILSALAPARRAARLSPVEGLKLDY, from the coding sequence GTGATCGCTGTCGCTCTGGCGCAGATCCGGATCCACTGGGCGCGCTTCTTGGCGATCGGCCTGGGCATCGCCCTGGCCGCCGGATTCGTCGCCACAACGCTCATCATCAACTCCTCCCTGCAGACGAGCCTCGAAGGCGCCGTCGGGCGGTCGTTCTCCCACGCCGACCTCGCGGTCATCCCCGAGCAGGATGTGTTCGTCGGCGGGGACTCGGCGGCCCCGCTGCTTTCGCCCATGTCCGAGATCGACGGAGTCCGCTCTGCCTCCCTCTCCGCGAGGACCGTGACCACGGGACGGTCCACCGAATTCTCCGAGAACTCCTTCGCGCTCTCCCCGGTTCCCGCTGATGAGAACCTCGACACCTTCGCGCTCGTCTCCGGCCACCGTCCCGCCTCGACGACCGATCTCGTCCTCGACACCCGCACCGCCGAGCGCCTCGGCGTCGACATCGGCGACGAGATCCGCTTCACCGTGGACGCGGTGCCGGTGGAGTCCGGCGACGACGACATGCCGATCTACCGCGGTCCGAGCCACAACAGCGTCACCTTCTCAGTCGTCGGCCTCGCCGAGATGGGGGAGGACCCGGCGCTGCCCGGCACCGACCGTGCACTCACGACCGCAGCGGGCTACCAGGAGTACTTCGCTCAGCAGGGTGACGTCGTCGCCATCCAGATCGCGCTCTCCGCCGGTGCCGATCCCGAACGGGTGCGCTCCGAACTGCAGTCGGTCGTCGACTCCTCGGACCTCGGCGGCAGCCTCGAGGTCCTCACCGTCGCCGACGCCGTGGACGTCAAGACCGATCGGCTCTCCGGCGGCAACGCCGTGGTCACCGCGCTGCTTCTCATCTTCGCCGGCATCTCGGTCGTCGTCGCCATCCTCGTGGTGTCGAACACGTTCTCGGTCATCGTGGCCGGTCGACGTCGTGAGCTTGCGCTGCTGCGATGTCTCGGCGCCTCGCGTGCCCAGCTGTACGCCTCGGTGGTCGCCGAAGGACTCGTCGTCGGACTCATCGGGTCGATCGTCGGTGTCCTCGCCGGAATCGGCGTCAGCCGCGGTCTGATGGCCGCCGCCGTGCGGTGGTGGCCCGAGGAGTTCCCCTACGACACCCTCACCGTCCCCGCGTCCGCCCTCGTCGCCGGTGTCGCCGTCGGTGCGCTGCTGACGATCCTGGCCACGATCCGCCCCGCTCGCAGCGCGATCGCCGTGACAGCGCTCGCAGCGCTCCAGCCGTTCGACGCCTCCTTCGCGCCGTCGACACGCAGCAGACCGCGGCACATCGTCGGCATCGCGCTCATCATCGCCGGCGTCGCGCTCATCGTCGTCTCGCTCTACGCGATCTCGACCACTCAGGCCTGGGTCATCGGCGGCGCCGTCGGCGGGGGACTCATCGTCACCGGCCTCATCGTCAGCTCGGCGAAGATCATCCCACCTGTGGTCGGTTGGATCGGTGAGGTCCTGTTCAGCCCGTGGGGAGTGCCCGGCCAGCTGGCGACCCTGAACACTCTGCGCAATCCGCGCCGCACCGCCACCACCGCGACCGCGCTGATCATCGGCGTGACCCTCGTCGCGACCATCCTGGTGGGCGGCATGTCGACGAAGGCGACGCTCAGCCACGGGCTCGACCAGCGCTATCCCGTCGATGTGTCCGTGGCGCTGTCCGGCCTCGTCGACGACGAGCAGCTTGAGAAGGTGCGGGAGATTCCCGGAGTCGCGCACGCCGTGTCGGCCCACCGCGCCGAGGCGGTCGAGGAGTTCAAAGGCGACCGTCCGGAGGTCTTCGTGCTGGACCCCGCGACCGCGACGACAGTCCTCGGCGACTCCGCTGCCGATCTGGTTCCCGGTCGGGTCGTCGTACCCGAGGACTATCCGGATGCGACGGTGCGGGTGAAGGGACTCAATGAACGCAGCGTTGCGGTCCACCGGGAGGGCCTGTCGAGTCTCGCCTTCTTCACCACGCCCGATGTGGGCAACTCGCTCGGGATCTCGGCCACCACCTCGGCCGTGCTCATCCGCCTCGACGATGACGTCGATGTCGGCGAGATCGATCGGATCCGGCAATCGGTCGCCGAGGCGCTCGATGTCCCCAGCGACGATGTCGACGGTTCGGCCGTCGCCCGCGGAGCCTACTCCGAACTCATCGACGTCATGCTCGCCGGTGCCGTGGCGCTGCTGTTCGTCTCCGTCCTCATCGCCCTCATCGGCGTCTCGAACACCGTCAGCCTCTCGGTCATCGAACGTCGGAGGGAGAACGCCCTCATGCGCGCCCTGGGACTGAGCATCGGTCAGCTGCGTGCCCTGCTCGCCTTCGAAGCCGTGCTCATCTCGTCGGTCGCCGCGCTCATCGGGCTCGCCCTCGGCGGTGCGCTGGGACTCGTCGGCACCCGCCTGCTCACCACCGATTACTCCACCGACCTCATCGTCGACTTCTCGCCGCTGTCATTCATCGGCATCCTCGGCGTCGCGATCGTCGCCGGGATCCTCTCGGCTCTGGCCCCGGCGCGCCGCGCGGCCAGGCTGTCCCCGGTCGAAGGTCTCAAACTCGACTACTGA
- a CDS encoding MFS transporter has translation MNSAWTRILIILGIVIAAFNLRPGVTGLSPLLDVMGREIHLDAVFLAVIGMLPPLLYGLSGFLTPRLYSRFSGLGLTSAAMAMVMVGLGVRALIDSPLLFLGLSVLALLGMGIGNVVLPPLVKSYFPDRVALMSTVHVGLLQFGTFIPPLVAVPLADGVGWRGSLLVWAGFAGLGVCVWIVVLLLRPAPSAEVAAAVVGGNELARLLRSRRAWALMTMTGLTSFNNFILFTWLPPLLTRSGFDAAFAGAMLALVTAIPLVLGFVLPALAQKLTSAYLIVVAFCLSLAVGYIGLWLLPTAAPVLWTVLLGIGISTFPLALTLITLRSRDAESAASLSGFVQGGGYLLAATGPLIFAFLIQSFDSVAPAFAVVLASVVVKLLVSRAACRPGAI, from the coding sequence ATGAACTCTGCGTGGACTCGTATTCTGATCATCCTCGGAATCGTCATCGCCGCATTCAATCTGCGGCCCGGAGTCACCGGTCTCTCCCCGCTGCTCGACGTCATGGGCAGAGAGATCCACCTCGATGCGGTGTTCCTCGCGGTCATCGGCATGCTTCCTCCGCTGCTCTACGGTCTCAGCGGCTTCCTCACCCCGCGCCTCTACTCCCGCTTCTCCGGCCTGGGGCTGACCTCGGCCGCAATGGCCATGGTGATGGTCGGCCTCGGAGTCAGGGCACTCATCGATTCCCCGCTGCTGTTCCTCGGACTCAGCGTGCTCGCGCTGCTGGGCATGGGCATCGGCAACGTCGTCCTCCCGCCCCTGGTCAAGTCGTACTTCCCCGACCGTGTGGCACTCATGTCGACAGTCCACGTCGGACTGCTCCAGTTCGGCACGTTCATCCCGCCCCTCGTGGCGGTGCCGCTGGCCGACGGTGTCGGCTGGCGCGGTTCTCTTCTCGTCTGGGCCGGCTTCGCCGGCCTCGGTGTGTGCGTGTGGATCGTCGTCCTGCTCCTCCGCCCGGCGCCGTCGGCCGAGGTGGCCGCTGCGGTCGTCGGCGGCAACGAGCTGGCCCGGCTGCTGCGCAGCCGCCGTGCCTGGGCGCTGATGACGATGACGGGACTGACCTCGTTCAACAACTTCATCCTCTTCACCTGGCTGCCGCCCCTGCTGACTCGGTCGGGCTTCGACGCCGCCTTCGCCGGTGCGATGCTCGCGCTCGTCACCGCCATCCCGCTGGTCCTCGGCTTCGTGCTGCCGGCCCTCGCGCAGAAGCTGACCTCCGCCTACCTCATCGTCGTCGCTTTCTGCCTCAGCCTGGCCGTCGGCTATATCGGGCTCTGGCTGCTGCCGACTGCCGCACCGGTGCTGTGGACGGTGCTGCTGGGCATCGGAATCTCGACATTCCCCCTGGCGCTCACGCTCATCACGCTGCGCTCCAGAGACGCGGAGTCGGCGGCCTCCTTGTCGGGATTCGTTCAGGGCGGCGGTTATCTGCTGGCCGCGACCGGTCCGCTGATCTTCGCGTTCCTCATCCAGAGCTTCGACAGCGTGGCCCCGGCCTTCGCCGTGGTGCTCGCCTCGGTGGTCGTGAAGCTCCTCGTCAGCCGTGCGGCGTGCCGTCCGGGTGCGATCTGA
- a CDS encoding DALR anticodon-binding domain-containing protein: MTPEDLQTALARALVLADTDLTATHPVESDITVTSPPRPELGDWTSAVALYAASDAHHRLELAAQISAHLRTCPEVAAVAVAGPGFINITLTPAARARVAFDLLAADSSVTSATAHGEVAPAPRWSHRPADADIVGVLQQGHAAASRERRRADAAGITVETGDASVLVDPSETRLLNGLAAVPGCLDRSLRLGDPALFVTALREVADAVEDWLHRCPVTPTVDEPITVRHASRLVLVSAAITVLATGLRQLGASAPERI; encoded by the coding sequence GTGACCCCGGAAGATCTGCAGACCGCACTCGCGCGCGCACTGGTGCTGGCCGACACCGATCTCACGGCGACTCACCCGGTGGAGTCCGACATCACCGTCACCTCCCCGCCCCGTCCGGAACTCGGGGACTGGACGAGCGCAGTCGCACTGTACGCCGCCTCCGATGCTCACCACCGCCTGGAACTCGCCGCGCAGATCAGCGCACATCTGCGGACCTGTCCCGAGGTGGCCGCCGTCGCCGTCGCCGGACCGGGATTCATCAACATCACCCTGACTCCGGCCGCCCGCGCACGGGTCGCCTTCGACCTCCTCGCCGCAGACTCCTCGGTCACCTCTGCCACAGCCCACGGAGAGGTCGCACCGGCACCGAGGTGGTCCCACCGACCCGCCGACGCCGACATCGTCGGCGTCCTCCAACAGGGACATGCGGCAGCCTCTCGGGAGAGGCGCCGCGCCGATGCCGCCGGCATCACGGTCGAGACCGGCGACGCCTCGGTCCTCGTCGACCCCAGCGAAACCCGCCTGCTCAATGGTCTCGCTGCCGTCCCCGGATGCCTCGACCGGTCGCTGCGCCTCGGCGATCCGGCGCTCTTCGTCACCGCACTGCGCGAGGTCGCGGACGCCGTCGAGGACTGGCTGCACCGGTGCCCGGTCACACCGACGGTCGACGAACCCATCACCGTCCGGCACGCATCCAGGCTCGTCCTGGTCAGTGCCGCCATCACCGTCCTCGCGACAGGACTGAGACAACTGGGCGCCTCGGCGCCGGAGAGGATCTGA
- the lysA gene encoding diaminopimelate decarboxylase, translating into MPAHIAGTLHATPAPVWLPYPDDVNALLPSLWSDNVDKGADGVLTVAGHSVIDLAAEYGTPTLVMDAADFRSRAETYVSTFSAAFSTEKGLAGADVYYAGKAFLCTAVARWVHEAGLGLDTCSMGEMMIARAAGVPGERVGLHGNNKSVAELEYALDYGVGRIFVDSLDEVARLEAIAAVRGELAPVMLRVTVGVEAHTHDFIATAHEDQKFGLSLSDGTAARAAQLVADSAHLRLDGLHSHIGSQIFDISGFQVAASRVLAFRAEVMAEHGIDLPDIDLGGGFGIRYTSQDTPIPVAEMASELAAVVAKECRGLGTNVPRISIEPGRAIVSPAVFSLYEVGTVKQVSTDSGIRTYVAVDGGMSDNIRTALYDADYSCTLANRASSAEPAIVRIVGKHCESGDIIVRDEYMGADVAAGDLVAVPSTGAYCRSLASNYNHLPRPGVLAVAADRVEWIVKPEDHSLMFATDPGMSGGEAEGR; encoded by the coding sequence ATGCCCGCTCATATCGCAGGAACGCTCCACGCGACCCCGGCCCCGGTGTGGCTGCCCTATCCCGATGACGTCAACGCCCTGCTGCCGAGTCTGTGGTCGGACAATGTGGACAAGGGCGCCGACGGCGTGCTCACAGTCGCCGGCCACTCGGTGATCGACCTTGCCGCCGAATACGGGACACCCACCCTCGTCATGGACGCTGCGGACTTCCGCTCCCGCGCAGAGACCTATGTCTCGACCTTCTCCGCCGCCTTCTCGACAGAGAAGGGACTGGCCGGCGCCGATGTCTACTACGCCGGCAAGGCGTTCCTGTGCACCGCCGTGGCGCGGTGGGTCCACGAAGCAGGTCTCGGCCTCGACACCTGCTCGATGGGGGAGATGATGATCGCCCGCGCCGCCGGCGTCCCCGGTGAGCGAGTCGGTCTGCACGGGAACAACAAATCCGTCGCGGAACTCGAATACGCCCTCGACTACGGAGTCGGGCGGATCTTCGTCGACAGCCTCGACGAGGTGGCCAGGCTCGAAGCGATCGCCGCAGTCAGGGGAGAGCTCGCACCGGTCATGCTCAGGGTGACCGTCGGCGTCGAGGCCCACACGCATGACTTCATCGCCACCGCTCACGAAGATCAGAAGTTCGGCCTGTCCCTCTCCGACGGCACCGCGGCCCGCGCCGCGCAGCTGGTCGCCGACTCCGCGCACCTGCGTCTCGACGGACTGCACTCGCACATCGGCTCGCAGATCTTCGACATCTCCGGTTTCCAGGTCGCGGCTTCCCGAGTCCTCGCCTTCCGCGCCGAGGTCATGGCCGAGCACGGAATCGACCTGCCCGATATCGACCTCGGCGGCGGCTTCGGCATCCGCTACACCAGTCAGGACACCCCGATCCCGGTGGCGGAGATGGCGTCCGAGCTCGCCGCCGTCGTGGCCAAGGAGTGCCGCGGTCTGGGTACGAACGTGCCGCGGATCTCGATCGAACCTGGTCGCGCCATCGTCTCCCCGGCAGTGTTCTCCCTCTACGAGGTCGGCACCGTCAAGCAGGTGAGCACCGACAGCGGGATCAGGACGTATGTCGCCGTAGACGGCGGAATGAGCGACAACATCCGCACCGCCCTCTACGACGCCGACTATTCGTGCACCCTGGCCAATCGCGCCTCGAGCGCCGAACCGGCGATCGTGCGCATCGTCGGCAAGCACTGCGAATCCGGCGACATCATCGTCCGCGACGAATACATGGGCGCCGACGTCGCCGCCGGCGATCTCGTCGCCGTGCCCTCCACCGGTGCCTACTGCCGCTCCCTGGCCAGCAACTACAACCATCTGCCCCGGCCGGGAGTCCTCGCGGTCGCTGCCGATAGAGTTGAGTGGATCGTCAAGCCCGAAGACCACTCGCTGATGTTCGCCACCGACCCCGGAATGTCCGGGGGAGAGGCGGAGGGCAGATGA